ATCCTGCGTTCGACTACAAAAACGCAAAAAGTATGTTGAAGTTCTTTGGTAAGACGGCCGGAGTGATGTGGATCGACGAAAAGGACAAACAGGTCGCACGGCTCGAAGCCTTTTTAGCGGACAGTTTTAATATCGGCGGCGGCGTGCTTGCGAAGCTGCGAAAGGGAGCGTCTTTTACGCTCGAACAGGAACGAATCAACGACGAGATATGGCTGCCGTCGACGGCTGACGTCAATCTCTCCGTTCGCGTTCTTCTGGTTCGAGGTATCAATGTGAACCAGATAGTCCGTTCGTACGATTATCGCAAGTTCGCGACCGAGGTGAAAAGCGCTGCGGTTGACGAGACAAAGAACCCGTAGGTCCAAAGACTTAGTTCTTTATCGGCAAAACGATCTGTCGGCCGTCGCGTAGGATGCGGATGGTCTTGAGCGTAGAACCATCTTCAAATGTCGTACTTTCGTTGACTGGCCGATCGTCGATCGCTTCGATCGAGTCACCGCTCCGAATACCGGTTCGATCTGCGATCCCGTTCTTGCGAACCGATCGCACTGACACCCCTGAAACGGCCCGATCAGTTTCGACCCCCAGCAATTCGAAGATCTCAAGAAGCGTCGGCTTGCCCTGACGGTCAAAGTCCGGAGGTCGATCGGCCGGTGAAATTCGTTGAGGATCGATACCAGGCGGGAGGATGGGTTTTTCCGGCTCTGTAGCAGACAGGACGATCGAACTGCCGGTCTCGGGCTCTCGCGCAGACGAACTTCGGCGTGTTTGTGTTGGGCGCGTAGCTGTACGCGCCTGCTCAGCTATAGGTGGAACCGCAACGGCTGCCGTCTGTTCTTTGAGGCCGTCAGCGTCGTGGACTACTTTTGGGCTTTCCGATTTTTCGGCCGCCGCCGCTTCATTTGTCACGGAGTCTGAAACTACGACATCCTTCAATCGCTCGTCCGACGGAACGATCAGATCGTTGACGTATAAAAACATCCCAAGAAGCACTAACAGCGAAGCCGGTACAACAAACACCAAAATAGGATTTGACCTTCTTGCGGTACGAGGCGATCCCGCGTTAGCGATCCGCGCTTTCAGCCTGTGTTCAAAATCCCTGGGCGCATCAACACGTACGAGACTGCCGAGCAGCCGTGACATCCGCTCGTCGTCCGGAATGGTCTTATGTCGTTCTGTCTCACCCATTTTCTTTAGACCTGCCCCTTTAGTTTCTCTTTCAAAAGGCCCCGAGCTCTGTTGATCCTCGATTTGGTAGTTCCGAGACCGAGATTCATCACAGAGGCTATTTCGTCGTATGAAAGCCCCTCAATATCGCGCAGCACGATCGGAACACGATATTTTGGCGGCAGCGTCGTTATTGCCCTTGCTATCGCTCGGCTTTGTTCCGCGTCGATGATATCGGCGTCCGCCAGCGGTTTCGTGTCAGCGGGCTGGAACTCGGTCGGATCATCGAGATCATTCTGAAATAGTCCAGTTAACGACAACAGCTTTCGTCGCTTGCGTTTTCGAACCTCGGTTATCGCAAGGTTTGTGGCGATGCGATAAATGTAGGTCGAAAACGCGAACCCTGTGTGATAACGCTCGATAGCAAAGTAGACTCGTACGAATGTCTCTTGTGCGAGATCTACTGCCTCCTCGTAGTCGTTCAAAAACCGGTATAGAAAGTTTGTGATCGGACTGCGGTACCGGGCGACG
The DNA window shown above is from Chloracidobacterium sp. and carries:
- a CDS encoding sigma-70 family RNA polymerase sigma factor, which codes for MDDRVLSDHELIEAAKNGDENAFAEIVARYRSPITNFLYRFLNDYEEAVDLAQETFVRVYFAIERYHTGFAFSTYIYRIATNLAITEVRKRKRRKLLSLTGLFQNDLDDPTEFQPADTKPLADADIIDAEQSRAIARAITTLPPKYRVPIVLRDIEGLSYDEIASVMNLGLGTTKSRINRARGLLKEKLKGQV